Proteins encoded within one genomic window of Bos indicus isolate NIAB-ARS_2022 breed Sahiwal x Tharparkar chromosome 23, NIAB-ARS_B.indTharparkar_mat_pri_1.0, whole genome shotgun sequence:
- the DST gene encoding dystonin isoform X26: protein MHSSSYSYRSSDSVFSNTTSTRTSLDSNENFLSVHCGPTLINSCISFGNESFDGHRLEMLQQIANRVQRGSVICEDKLLLARNALQSDSKRLESGLQFQNEAEIAGYILECENLLRQHVIDVQILIDGKYYQADQLVQRVAKLRDDIMALRNECSSVYSKGRVLTTEQTKLMISGISQSLNAGFAQTLNPSMNSGLTQGLTPSLTPSSVTSGLSSGLTSRLTPSVTPAYTPGFPSGLVPSFGSGGETSSLQTLKLMQIRKPLLKSSLLDQNLTEEEINMKFVQDLLNWVDEMQVQLDRTEWGSDLPSVESHLENHKNVHRAIEEFESSLKEAKISEIQMTAPLKLTYAEKLHRLENQYAKLLNTSRNQERHLDTLHNFVTRATNELIWLNEKEEEEVAYDWSERNTNIARKRDYHAELMRELDQKEETIKSVQEIAEQLLLENHPARLTIEAYRAAMQTQWSWILQLCQCVEQHVKENSAYFEFFNDAKEATDYLRNLKDAIQRKYSCDRSSSIHKLEDLVQESMEEKEELLQYKSTVASLMGRAKTIVQLKPRNADCPLKTSLPIKAICDYRQIEITIFKDDECVLANNSHRAKWKVISPTGNEAMVPSVCFTVPPPNKEAVDLANRIEQQYQNVLTLWHESHINMKSVVSWHHLINEIDRIRASNVASIKTMLPGEHQQVLSNLQSRFEDFLEDSQESQIFSGSDITQLEKEVNVCKQYYQELLKSAEREEQEESAYNLYISEVRNLRLRLESCEDRLIRQIRTPLERDDLHESVFRISEQEKLKKELERLKDDLATITSKCEDFFSQAPASASTPALRSELSVVVQSMNHVYSMSSTYIEKLKTVNLVLKNTQAAEALVKLYETKLCEEEAVIADKNNIENLISTLKQWRSEVDEKREVFHELEDELQRAKTISDEMFKTYKERDLDFDWHKEKADQLVERWQNVHVQIDNRLRDLEGIGKSLKYYRDTYHLLDDWIQQVETTQKKIQENQPENSKALATQLNQQKMLVSEIEMKQSKMDECQKYAEQYSTAVKDYELQTMTYRAMVDSQQKSPVKRRRMQSSADLVIQEFMDLRTRYTALVTLMTQYIKFAGDSLKRLEEEEMQRRQEASEQGVYSDLLQRQEATVRENRQLAGKITELEKVLAELERQKSRAEQELPRVREEAEDALRRQRRDAADIALQKVRAESEAQRYRRELQAVERDLRGFREQLAEHSAAQRALEERLTRKDCSLQELERQRGELMAELRRKKAHEAELLELMERMEKDLTFRKQAAEKQLEGKQKIDSEARRTVTEMQHPCRESAHPACPNAEAKDLKEQVDELMAANRRAEQDVRKLKCELGALQLEKTSSEEKARLLKEKLDETNKSLRCLKLELERKDQAEEGYSRQLQELGRQLSQTTGRAAEVRQEAADLTRMKHSYELELESLQQERGKLQREGDRISRTQAAAERSMQHLNSQVTSPQDSKVSSRERAWSCQRTSDNLKEQFEKSHAQLLQNIQAEKENNEKIQKLKEELERSNERADKLRHKVEELTRQNNQTKLTMQRIQAESADVVLEKQAIQQRCETLKLQADGFKDQLRTTTEHLHKQTKTEQDFQRRIKCLEEDLAQSQHLVSEFKQKCDQQDRIIQNTEKEVRSLSAELSASKEEKRLGEQTVQRQRAQVQDLNNRLKKVQDELHLKTLEEQVTHRKMVLFQEESEKFKRSAEEFRKKMEKLMDSKDITERDISGIQLDFVSLQRENSRAQENARLCETNIQELEKQLQQYRQQMHQGQDGQAHHYQKCRKLEEELVAQKREVENLKQKMDQQIKEHEHQLVVLQGEIQKKNTAIKPDPEMAGKEGPGPRDLPSTPPVSGVPLQRWTQEPQPSEERWQRWGAENVQKEVQGRPSGAPVEKEKIQQCYSEYFSQTSTELQITFDETNPIARLSEIEKLRDQALCNSRPAIRCQDDKYEIDLVTLLAPFEIAKSKQCAMRAEVTALKQEKNPAPGSDEWMLEGCRAAGGLKRDFLNKNSEPETFQNFDGDHACSVRDDEFHFQGLRHTVTARQLVEAKLLDMKTVEQLRLGLKTIEEVQKTLSKFLTKATSIAGLYLESTKEKISFSSAAKKIIIDKMMALAFLEAQAATGFIIDPVSGQTYSVEDAVLKGVVDPEFKIRLLEAEKAALGYPCSSKVLSVFQAMENRMVDRQRGKHILEVQIASGGVIDPTRGIRVPPEVALQQGLLNNAILQFLHEPSSNSRVFPNPNNKQALYYSELLRMCVFDVDSQCFLFPFGEKNISNLNVAKTHRIAVVDTRTGAELTAYEAFQRTLIEKSTYLELSGQQYQWKEATFYESYGQPCHMLTDAKTGLQFSISEAVEQGTIDKAAIKKYQEGLLTLTELADSLLSQLVPKKDVHSPIAGYWLTSSGERISVLKASRRNLIDRITALRCLEAQVSTGGIIDPLTGKRYRVAEALHRGLVDEGFAQQLRQCELVVTGVSHPVTNKVMSVVETVGANIISKDMGIRCLEFQYLTGGLMEPQAQSRLSIEEALQVGIIDVFIATKLKDQKSYVRNILCPQTKRKLTYKEALEKADFDFHTGLKLLEVSEPLMTGISSLYYSS from the exons ATGCACAGCAGTAGTTACAGTTACCGGAGCAGTGATTCTGTGTTTAGTAACACGACCAGCACTCGGACTAGTCTTGACTCAAATGAGAATTTCCTCTCGGTTCATTGTGGTCCAACCCTGATCAACTCCTGTATTAGCTTTGGCAATGAATCCTTTGATGGACACAG gTTGGAGATGTTGCAGCAGATTGCTAACCGAGTTCAGAGGGGCAGTGTCATCTGTGAAGACAAACTGTTGCTTGCCCGAAATGCTCTCCAGTCT gaTTCTAAAAGATTGGAATCCGGGCTGCAGTTTCAGAATGAAGCAGAGATTGCCGGATATATCCTTGAATGTGAGAACCTTTTACGCCAGCATGTCATTGATGTACAGATTCTTATTGATGGAAAGTACTACCAGGCAGACCAGTTGGTGCAGAG ggTTGCAAAACTGCGCGATGACATCATGGCCTTGCGGAACGAATGTTCCTCAGTGTACAGCAAAGGCCGCGTGCTGACGACGGAGCAGACGAAGCTCATGATATCAGGAATCTCTCAGAGTTTAAACGCAGGATTTGCACAGACCTTAAACCCCAGCATGAACTCAGGGCTGACGCAGGGTCTCACACCTTCCCTGACCCCGTCTAGCGTAACCTCGGGCCTGTCGTCAGGGCTGACTTCCCGCCTGACCCCGTCTGTCACTCCTGCCTATACGCCTGGCTTCCCATCAGGGTTAGTTCCAAGTTTCGGCTCAGGAGGGGAGACAAGCTCCCTGCAGACTCTGAAGCTGATGCAGATCCGAAAGCCCCTTCTCAAGTCATCTCTGCTGGACCAGAATTTAACAGAAGAGGAAATCAACATGAAATTTGTTCAGGACCTTTTGAATTGGGTGGATGAGATGCAg GTGCAGCTGGACCGCACTGAATGGGGATCAGATTTGCCAAGTGTTGAAAGCCACttagaaaatcataaaaatgtcCACCGAGCTATTGAAGAATTTGAATCTAGCCTTAAAGAAGCTAAGATCAGTGAG ATCCAGATGACGGCACCTCTTAAACTAACTTACGCAGAAAAGTTACACAGATTAGAGAATCAGTATGCAAAACTCTTG AATACATCCAGGAATCAGGAGCGGCACCTTGACACACTCCACAATTTTGTAACTCGTGCAACGAATGAACTTATTTGgttgaatgaaaaagaagaggaggaagttgCTTACGACTGGAGTGAAAGAAACACCAACATAGCCCGGAAGAGAGATTACCACGCT GAATTGATGAGAGAACTTGATCAAAAGGAAGAAACTATTAAGTCAGTTCAAGAGATAGCGGAGCAGCTGCTTCTGGAAAATCACCCAGCCCGGTTAACCATTGAG GCTTACCGCGCGGCAATGCAGACGCAGTGGAGCTGGATCCTGCAGCTCTGCCAGTGTGTGGAACAGCATGTGAAGGAGAACAGCGCTTATTTCGAG TTTTTCAATGATGCCAAAGAAGCCACAGATTACTTGAGGAATCTAAAAGATGCCATCCAGCGGAAGTACAGCTGTGACAGGTCCAGCAGCATCCACAAACTGGAGGACCTCGTTCAGGAGTCCATG gaagagaaagaagagcttCTGCAGTATAAAAGTACAGTGGCGAGCCTGATGGGGAGAGCAAAAACAATCGTTCAGTTGAAGCCCAGAAATGCTGACTGTCCACTCAAAACTTCTCTTCCGATCAAAGCCATCTGTGACTACAGACAAATTGAG ATAACCATTTTCAAAGACGATGAATGCGTTTTGGCAAACAACTCTCATCGCGCTAAGTGGAAGGTCATCAGCCCCACTGGGAATGAGGCCATGGTCCCTTCTGTGTGCTTCACCGTCCCTCCTCCAAACAAAGAGGCGGTTGACCTTGCAAACAG AATTGAGCAGCAATATCAGAATGTCCTGACCCTTTGGCACGAGTCTCACATAAACATGAAGAGTGTGGTCTCCTGGCACCATCTCATCAATGAAATTGACAGAATCCGAGCGAGCAATGTGGCTTCA ATAAAGACCATGTTGCCTGGTGAACATCAGCAAGTTCTGAGTAATCTGCAGTCCCGTTTTgaagattttcttgaagatagcCAGGAATCCCAAATATTTTCAGGCTCAGATATAACACAACTGGAAAAGGAGGTTAATGTGTGCAAGCAGTATTATCAAGAACTCCTTAAATCTGCAGAAAGAG AGGAGCAAGAGGAATCGGCTTACAACCTCTACATCTCTGAAGTTCGAAACCTCAGGCTTCGGCTAGAGAGCTGTGAGGACCGTCTCATCAGACAGATCCGCACCCCGCTGGAGAGAGACGACCTGCATGAGAGCGTGTTCAGGATCTCGGAGCAGGAG AAACTAAAGAAAGAACTGGAGCGACTTAAAGATGATTTGGCCACGATCACAAGTAAATGTGAAGACTTTTTCAGTCAGGCGCCTGCCTCTGCCTCCACGCCCGCCTTGCGGTCTGAGCTCAGCGTGGTTGTCCAGAGCATGAACCATGTCTATTCCATGTCGTCCACCTACATAGAGAA GTTGAAAACGGTCAACTTGGTGTTAAAAAACACTCAAGCTGCAGAAGCCCTTGTCAAACTCTATGAAACTAAATTGTGTGAAGAGGAAGCAGTTATAGCTGACAAGAATAACATTGAGAATCTGATAAGTACTTTAAAG CAATGGAGATCTGAAGTGGATGAAAAGAGAGAGGTCTTCCATGAGCTGGAGGATGAGCTGCAGAGAGCAAAGACCATCAGTGATGAGATGTTTAAAACCTACAAAGAGCGTGACCTTGACTTTGACTGGCACAAAGAAAAAGCAGATCAGTTGGTTGAGAGATGGCAGAATGTTCATGTTCAGATTGACAACAG GTTACGGGACTTGGAAGGCATTGGCAAGTCACTGAAGTACTACAGAGATACGTATCACCTGTTGGATGATTGGATCCAGCAAGTTGAAACTACTCAGAAGAAGATTCAAGAAAATCAGCCTGAAAATAGTAAAGCTCTGGCCACACAGTTGAATCAACAGAAG ATGCTGGTttctgaaatagaaatgaaacagagCAAAATGGATGAGTGTCAGAAGTACGCAGAACAGTACTCCACTGCGGTGAAG GACTACGAATTACAAACGATGACCTACCGGGCCATGGTGGATTCGCAGCAAAAGTCTCCAGTGAAACGACGGAGAATGCAGAGCTCAGCAGATCTCGTCATTCAGGAG TTCATGGACCTGAGGACCCGATACACGGCTCTGGTCACCCTCATGACACAATATATTAAATTTGCTGGGGACTCATTGAAgagactggaggaggaggag ATGCAGAGGCGTCAGGAGGCTTCAGAGCAAGGGGTGTACTCAGACCTGCTCCAGCGGCAGGAGGCGACCGTGCGGGAGAACCGCCAGCTCGCGGGGAAGATCACAGAGCTGGAGAAGGTGCTGGCCGAGCTCGAGAGGCAGAAGTCCCGGGCGGAGCAGGAGCTCCCCAGAGTCCGGGAGGAGGCGGAGGACGCGCTGAGGAGGCAGCGCAGGGACGCGGCGGACATCGCGCTGCAGAAAGTGCGCGCGGAGAGCGAGGCCCAGCGGTACCGTCGGGAGCTGCAGGCGGTGGAGCGCGACCTGCGCGGCTTCCGGGAGCAGCTGGCGGAGCACAGCGCTGCCCAGAGGGCGCTGGAGGAGCGCCTGACCAGGAAGGACTGCAGCCTCCAGGAGCTCGAGCGGCAGAGGGGCGAGCTCATGGCGGAGCTGAGGAGGAAGAAGGCCCACGAAGCCGAACTCCTGGAGCTGATGGAACGGATGGAGAAAGACCTCACGTTCCGGAAGCAGGCGGCAGAGAAGCAGCTGGAGGGAAAGCAGAAAATCGACTCAGAAGCCCGAAGAACAGTAACAGAAATGCAGCATCCGTGCAGAGAAAGCGCGCACCCAGCTTGTCCGAATGCCGAGGCGAAGGACCTGAAGGAGCAGGTGGATGAGCTGATGGCGGCCAACAGGAGGGCCGAGCAGGACGTGAGGAAGCTGAAGTGTGAACTCGGCGCCCTGCAGCTCGAAAAAACCTCCTCGGAGGAGAAGGCCCGCTTGCTCAAAGAGAAACTGGATGAGACCAACAAGTCCCTGAGGTGCCTGAAGCTGGAACTGGAAAGGAAGGACCAGGCCGAGGAGGGGTACTCGCGGCAGCTCCAGGAGCTGGGCAGGCAGCTGAGCCAGACCACGGGGAGGGCTGCGGAGGTCAGGCAGGAGGCTGCCGACCTCACGAGGATGAAGCACAGCTATGAGCTGGAACTGGAGTCGCTGCAGCAGGAGCGGGGCaagctccagagggagggggacCGGATCAGCAGGACGCAGGCTGCCGCCGAGAGGAGCATGCAGCATCTAAACTCACAGGTTACTTCTCCACAGGATAGCAAGGTGTCCTCTAGAGAAAGAGCATGGTCCTGCCAGAGAACGTCAGATAACCTGAAAGAGCAGTTTGAGAAAAGTCACGCACAGTTGCTTCAGAATATTCAAGCTGAAAAGGAGAATAACGAGAAAATCCAAAAGCTGAAAGAGGAATTGGAGAGAAGTAATGAGCGTGCAGACAAGCTTAGGCACAAGGTGGAGGAGCTCACCAGGCAGAATAACCAAACCAAGTTAACGATGCAGAGAATTCAGGCAGAATCGGCAGACGTGGTCTTAGAGAAACAAGCCATCCAGCAAAGATGTGAAACACTGAAACTCCAGGCGGATGGTTTCAAAGACCAGCTTCGCACCACCACCGAGCACTTGCACAAACAGACCAAAACGGAACAGGATTTCCAAAGGAGAATCAAATGCCTGGAAGAAGACCTGGCCCAGAGTCAGCATTTAGTGAGTGAATTCAAGCAGAAGTGTGACCAGCAAGACCGCATCATCCAGAACACAGAGAAGGAGGTGCGGAGTCTGAGCGCGGAGCTGAGCGCATCGAAAGAGGAGAAGCGCCTCGGGGAGCAGACGGTGCAGAGGCAGCGGGCGCAGGTGCAGGACCTGAACAACAGGCTGAAGAAGGTGCAAGACGAACTGCACTTAAAGACCCTAGAGGAGCAGGTGACCCACAGGAAGATGGTTCTGTTTCAGGAAGAGTCTGAGAAATTTAAGCGTTCTGCAGAGGAGTTTCGGAAGAAGATGGAAAAATTGATGGACTCCAAAGATATTACAGAACGTGATATTTCGGGCATCCAGCTGGACTTCGTGTCTCTGCAGCGGGAAAACAGCAGGGCTCAAGAGAATGCCAGGCTCTGTGAGACAAACATCCAAGAACTTGAGAAGCAGCTCCAGCAGTATCGCCAGCAGATGCACCAAGGGCAGGATGGGCAGGCCCATCACTATCAGAAGTGTCGGAAGCTGGAGGAAGAGCTGGTGGCCCAGAAGCGGGAGGTGGAAAACCTGAAGCAGAAGATGGACCAGCAGATAAAGGAGCACGAGCATCAGTTAGTGGTGCTCCAGGGTGAAATCCAGAAAAAGAACACAGCCATCAAGCCAGACCCTGAGATGGCAGGGAAAGAGGGTCCGGGCCCCAGGGAcctcccctccactccccccGTGTCTGGGGTCCCTCTGCAGAGGTGGACTCAGGAACCACAGCCCTCGGAGGAAAGATGGCAGCGTTGGGGTGCAGAGAATGTACAGAAGGAGGTCCAGGGCAGGCCATCAGGGGCTCCagttgagaaagagaaaatccaGCAGTGCTACTCGGAGTACTTTTCTCAAACAAGCACCGAGTTACAGATAACTTTTGATGAGACGAACCCCATTGCAAGACTGTCAGAAATTGAGAAGCTAAGAGATCAAGCTCTGTGTAATTCCAGACCCGCCATCAGGTGTCAAGATGACAAGTATGAAATAGACCTGGTGACGCTTCTGGCGCCCTTCGAG ATAGCTAAGAGCAAGCAGTGTGCTATGCGTGCGGAAGTCACAGCATTAAAGCAAGAGAAGAATCCAGCCCCTGGCAGTGACGAATGGATGCTCGAAGGGTGCAGGGCAGCGGGTGGGCTCAAGAGAGATTTTCTAAACAAAAACTCAGAACCAGAGACCTTTCAGAACTTTGATGGTGATCACGCATGCTCGGTCAGGGATGATGAGTTTCACTTCCAAGGGCTCCGGCACACCGTGACAGCCAGGCAGTTGGTTGAGGCTAAGCTTCTGGACATGAAAACAGTTGAGCAGCTGCGACTTGGTCTTAAGACCATTGAAGAAGTTCAGAAAACGCTGAGCAAGTTTTTGACAAAAGCCACTTCCATCGCAGGGCTTTACCTGGAATCCACAAaagaaaagatttccttttcctcAGCTGCCAAGAAAATCATCATTGACAAGATGATGGCTTTAGCGTTTTTAGAAGCTCAGGCGGCCACAGGTTTCATAATTGACCCCGTTTCAGGGCAGACCTATTCTGTTGAGGATGCAGTCCTTAAAGGTGTGGTTGACCCTGAATTTAAAATCAGGCTCCTTGAGGCAGAGAAGGCAGCCCTGGGCTATCCATGTTCCTCTAAGGTGCTGTCAGTGTTTCAGGCCATGGAAAATAGAATGGTTGATAGACAGAGGGGCAAACATATATTGGAGGTGCAGATCGCCAGTGGGGGCGTCATCGACCCCACAAGGGGCATTCGGGTTCCCCCAGAAGTTGCCCTGCAGCAAGGACTGCTAAATAATGCCATCCTGCAGTTTTTACATGAGCCCTCCAGCAATAGCCGTGTCTTCCCTAATCCCAATAACAAGCAAGCCCTGTATTACTCGGAATTACTGCGCATGTGTGTCTTTGATGTAGACAGCCAGTGCTTTCTGTTTCCGTTTGGGGAGAAGAACATTTCCAATCTCAATGTAGCAAAAACTCACAGGATTGCTGTTGTAGATACTAGGACGGGAGCAGAGCTGACTGCCTACGAGGCTTTCCAGAGAACCCTGATTGAGAAAAGTACATACCTGGAGCTCTCGGGGCAGCAGTATCAGTGGAAGGAAGCCACGTTTTATGAGTCCTATGGGCAGCCTTGTCACATGCTGACTGATGCTAAGACCGGATTACAGTTCAGTATCAGCGAGGCTGTAGAGCAGGGAACTATCGACAAAGCCGCCATCAAAAAGTATCAGGAAGGCCTCCTCACGCTCACAGAACTTGCCGATTCCTTGCTGAGCCAGTTGGTCCCCAAGAAGGATGTGCACAGTCCTATTGCGGGTTACTGGCTGACGTCCAGCGGGGAGAGGATCTCTGTGCTAAAGGCCTCCCGTCGGAATCTGATCGATCGGATCACTGCCCTCCGATGCCTTGAAGCCCAAGTCAGCACCGGGGGCATCATCGACCCGCTGACCGGCAAGAGGTACCGGGTGGCCGAGGCCTTGCACAGAGGCCTGGTGGACGAGGGCTTTGCCCAGCAGCTGCGGCAGTGCGAGCTAGTGGTCACGGGGGTCAGCCACCCTGTCACCAACAAAGTGATGTCCGTGGTGGAAACTGTGGGTGCAAATATCATCAGTAAGGACATGGGAATCCGATGTCTAGAATTTCAGTACCTGACAGGGGGCCTGATGGAGCCCCAGGCTCAGTCCCGCTTGTCCATTGAAGAAGCTCTGCAAGTAGGGATTATAGATGTCTTCATTGCTACGAAGCTCAAAGATCAAAAGTCCTATGTCAGAAACATCCTGTGTCCCCAGACGAAAAGAAAGCTGACATACAAAGAAGCCTTAGAAAAAGCCGATTTTGATTTCCACACAGGACTTAAACTCCTAGAAGTGTCTGAACCCTTGATGACAGGAATTTCCAGCCTCTATTATTCTTCGTAA